GCCACTGTTATAAATATTTAACCGAGAAGACGGGCCCCAACGCATGCAGCTGCCAACTattttcccttttcttttctGCTAACGCAGGGACTATATTTGTGTTTCCTTTGGGTATATTTAAGCGTTGGAAGCTTTATACAGGGTTTAATATACTCAGCTGTTGTATTCTTATATGATTAGAGTCAATATCTAACTTTTATTCTATTCTCACCATAGTTTATCTTAGCAGTGAAACTTGTTAGAGAGAGACACCCTGTGGAGAAAAGTGTAATTGATTGAGATTTTTGTGCAAGAAGCTGTTTGATCGCGCATTGCATGTAATACTGCAGTAATTTTATAACTAGTAATATTCTGTGCAAGTTTTACTGCTTACCAATATTATGTTTAGGGTCACATTGTTGAAAATAAACGGGCCCATTGTTAATATAAACTGTGTCTGAGCATTGGGGAAGAAAAAGGGAGTTCACCAGAGCAAAGGGAAATCTGAACCTGCTATTCCACTTCTAAGGCACACCCACGGGTGCGCtacactgacttcaaatattcccctcatgataaatttccccccccctattttgcgacttttttgacagcagaattctggagtgaaggtatatAATTGTGGTGTATAAATCAGGGCCTAAGCTGAGTAAACATTTCTGTGTGAGGTTCCCTCTCACCCTGGGCTCCAtggcagctgcgtggtctgcctccgtGGTCTGTATGCAACTGGATAGATGGATGTGTTCGATATATCTGGGTTAGAAAACGTTGTACTCAATCATTCACAATATCGTGCATATATCATTTTAttcacaaagtaaaaaaaagtaagaatATAAATCACATTACAGGTTAGCTATAAGGTAATATTACCAACCATAGAATACTTTTGATATGTTTATGCCTGAGTCCAGGTTCACTACAAAATTGTAAACTGTGCAAGCAACCAACTGAAAAGGACAAGAAGGAGGAGCCTTCTGAGGATAGTAATGTCTGCTAGCAGCTCTCAGCCAATCAGAATAATTGAGAACAGCCCCCCTAAGTTATTGATTGGCTAGGAGTAGCTGATAGGGTTCTTCTTACAATGCTCCTCCCTTATGTCCTTTTCAGTTAGCTGCACACCCATTGCATGATATAAGAGCTACCTTTTACATTCTCCTCCATGTTAAATAGTATATTCTAAAAAAGAACAACACCCATGCAGTATTTTGTGGGCATGCACTTGGGCACTGAAAGTACAGTAATAATTCCAGTACCACATTTAAATCCATATATTCATgaaatatacatagcaaaaacttATAGCCAAATATTAAACTTCATTTACTTAAGAGGTGAACTTTCTGTAGATGAATCTTTGATTGCATGGGACTGACCGGTCTTTAGTTTATCGGACATCTTACAGCATAATAGGCTATATACATATTTCCGACACCTCGATGACACATAGTAATACATTAAAGGATCCAGACAAGTACTTATGCTGCTGATACAAACACACAGAATGTAGGCAAAATATAGAGAGTCAGAATGTCCAGAATGAAAGTGCAGATAATGCATTAAAAAGATGATATTTGTTGGGCCAAAGCAAATCATGAACACAGAAAGGACTATTATGGATAAGAGAATAGCTCTCTTCTTCTTAGAAGAAGAATTTTTAATGTTTTTGGGGTTTTCACTCAAGGCCCGAATAACCTCAGCGTAACAGAAGATTGTAATGATTAAtggaaagaagaaaaatataGAAGAAAAGGCAGTGAAGTAGTACATGTAAAAGCTCTGCTGCTCTTTTAAGTCCAGTGCATCGTGGCAAGTTGTAATGTCCAATCCGTCAACGTAAAGAGTTTGATTGGTGATGAGAAGAGGCACAGTGCTAGCAATAGATACAAGCCAGATGAAGACACACACCAGCCAAGATCGTTTTTTTGTACGCCAGGTAAGAGAGTGAATTGGAAACACCACGGCCATGTATCTGTCCGCACTCATACTTGTCATGAGCAGGATGGAGCAGTACATGTTACAGTAAAATGCCGCAGTGGCAAAGCGGCACATTCCTTCTCCAATTTTCCAGTTGTTCCCTGAGAATCTATAAACAATGTTGAAAGGCAAGACGGCAACAAAAAGCACGTCTGCTATCGCCAAGTTCAGCATATATACCACCGCCGGCGTCTTGATTTTTATCTTTGATAGAAATATTACAATTGCCATCAGATTTAGAGGCAGAGCCACAGTGAACACCACGATGTAGATTGATGGTACAAACTTGGTCAACCACTGACTGTAGAGGTAGAATTTTGTGACTTCTTTTAAAGTGTaaacaactaaaaaaaaaaatatttatatatttttcaaaagTTTGAATGTTTAGGACATGTAAATATAAATttctatcttaaaggggttgtccagcttattAAGTGGTAGCCTATGCTCAGGATACACACCCACCAATCACCCTCACCTCAGCTGTTTGGGTGTAGCTGCATGGATAGACGTCGGCACTGGAACCACACAGCACCTTCAACATTGTAGTGGAGGGAGCTAAATGCTACGGTGCTGCTCTCACTGAAGTCAAGTACACAACTGATGGTGCTGCGGATTTCTGGCACTGACATCCGGCGACGGAGCTAGACCTGAATAGCTGATAGGAAGGGGTGCAGCCTGTCAGACCCCGAGAATCagctactgatgacctaccctaggGATAGGCTATCACTTAATAAATGCTGGATAAcgcctttcatttttttaatatatggcTCACCATGGTTTCAAAATGAAAAAGAAGCTTTGTTTACCCtcacccaggggcgtaactaccatagccaCAGAATGTGCTACTGCTATGGGgctcagggcaagagggggcccagtcttagttggaatTATCTCcttttctactgggggtgaaaaatttggtcaggactctactctctgaaggaacaacttttagcaaatgaagcaagGTCATTgtaaagggtttaggcagaaacccttctgtcctgtgtgggaggcCTGGTTTGATCTTtgatatggggcccttacttctctatgtacgccactgccatcGCCAATTCCGTATCGCTGCTCTGCTGATGCTGCTCTTCATTTCCTGGTGCTGGCTTAACATACAAAAAATGCCAGGAAAAAGCCACTTAGCCAAAGCCTTGCTTAGGTGGGTCTCCCttattggctgagcaggcattgCCTTTTTTTTTGGTTGTTGAGCTGGGACCACAAAGTGGAGAGGAGCACTGGAACAGCAGTAAGGTTGAGTATGGGTGAgtataactttttcatttttagtCCACTGTGAGCCataatgtatataaaaaacaCCACCATTATTTACAGAGAATCTCtaccttttaggcctcatgcacacggccgttgtttgggtccacatccgatccgctgttttggcggctcggatgtggacccattcacttcaatggggccgcaaaagatgcagacagcactccgtgtgctgtccgcatccgaggctccgttccgcggccccgctaaaaaaatataacatgtcctattcttgtccacgctttgcagacaagaataggcatttatattgccggcgcccgttccgttccgcaaattgcgtaaggcaacacgggcggcttccgctttttgcggatccgcaaggcctcatgcacacggccgtgtgcatgaggccttaaccccaTAAAAACTGTCACattgttttgtgtttttgttttgagggccataacttttttctcaTACTGTAgcacttttttttgtgggacaagttgtgttTTCATTGTACAATTTGAATTAAGATCAGATCAAAGAAGGAGCATAAGAATAAAGGATATATTAGGGTAAAACCACACGTGCAGGATAATCTGCAGCAGGTCAGGCCAAAACTTGCAGTGGTATAATCTGCATGAAATCATAGGAATTTTGCTGTGAATTTAACCCTCCACATCCATGTCAGATATCCACAAACTTAAATTGACATGTTGAAGATTAAAAATTCACACAGTATGTATAGTTATGTTAAGATTTCAATGCATAGGACAAAGGAAAAAAATACTCTGCTTTTTGAGTAATGATTTTTAAAGggtttacatagaaacatagaatgtgtcggcagataagaaccatttggcccatctagtctgcccaatatatctgaatcctatgaatagccccggccctatcttatatgaaggatggccttatgcctatcccatgcatgcttaaactccttcactgtatttgcagctaccacttctgcaggaaggctattccatgcatccactaccctctcagtaaagtaatacttccttatattacttttaaacctttgcccctctaatttaaaactgtgtcctcttgtggtagtttttcttcttttaaatatgctctcctcctttaccgagttgattccctttatgtatttaaaagtttctatcatatcccctcggtctcttctttcttccaaactatacatattaaggtcttttaacctttcctggtaagttttatcctgcaatccatgtactagtttagtagctcttctctgaactctctctagagtatctatatccttctggagatatggcctccagtactgcgcacaatactccaagtgaggtctcactagtgatctgtacagcggcataagcacttcactcgttctactgcttatacctctccctatacagccaagcattctgcttgcatttcgtgctgctttattacattgtcttcccacctttaagtcttctgaaataattactcccagtggcgtagcgtgggttgccagcacccggggcgagccatgtattgcgccccccccccccctcccaacctgtggacacgccccttttacagctaatgtagcagtcctatgtaacaccacagataacatggtgacaacgctctaagtacagatgatgtagtagatgggtataaggccccagaattcagaacacgcacagtgtgacctgaagtctggggccaggatgcagcagggatgcgccaaattctcaatccacccccccccacccccgaaccctaccgtataacaaatatgtgtttggacattacatacatcactacaaaatatacagtataatacagcaccacatacctcatccatccagtgacg
This portion of the Bufo gargarizans isolate SCDJY-AF-19 chromosome 1, ASM1485885v1, whole genome shotgun sequence genome encodes:
- the LOC122929491 gene encoding proteinase-activated receptor 1-like; translation: MLPYGKIPTGERSDVFVSFKRYNNNTVVYTLKEVTKFYLYSQWLTKFVPSIYIVVFTVALPLNLMAIVIFLSKIKIKTPAVVYMLNLAIADVLFVAVLPFNIVYRFSGNNWKIGEGMCRFATAAFYCNMYCSILLMTSMSADRYMAVVFPIHSLTWRTKKRSWLVCVFIWLVSIASTVPLLITNQTLYVDGLDITTCHDALDLKEQQSFYMYYFTAFSSIFFFFPLIITIFCYAEVIRALSENPKNIKNSSSKKKRAILLSIIVLSVFMICFGPTNIIFLMHYLHFHSGHSDSLYFAYILCVCISSISTCLDPLMYYYVSSRCRKYVYSLLCCKMSDKLKTENYMHMTVESYDQLLQRISTRIERQDTRFRRATFSCRVANADNKVSCYERKSVIAALPVSDGNFDDLHSIYIFQQKVLEGVKALVYPTANKYLDIGEEKALKWLQTRDDMVIKPADKGGNVA